Below is a genomic region from Isosphaeraceae bacterium EP7.
GCGGCGGCCGGGTGGAGTTCTCCGCCGAGGCGGGCGACACGCCGACGTTCCACATCAGGGTGGTCGACCGCGGCCCCGGCTTCGACCACGTCGGCCCCGTGCTGGACGGCACTTATCAGTCGACGACCGGGCTGGGCCTGGGCATCCCCGGCGCTCGCCGGCTGATGGGCCAGTTCCGGATCAGCTCGCAGGCGGGCTCGGGCACCACCGTCGAGATGTCCAAGCCCTTCCCACCCAAGGCACCCCTGCCTACCGCGGCGCAAGTCAACCGGGTCGTCGAGGAGATGACCAGGCGCGGCCCGCAAAGCCCGATCGAGGAACTCCAGCAGCAGAACCATGAGCTGCTGCGCACCCTGGATGAACTGCGGTCGCATCAGGATGAGTTGGCCAAGACCCACGCCGACCTGGTCGAGCATGAGGCCTCGCTGGGCCGCCTCAATCGCGAGCTGGAGGACACCAACCGGGGCGTGGTGGCCCTCTACGCCGAGCTGGACGAGAAGGCGGAGTTCTTGCGACGAGCGTCGCAGATGAAGTCGCGATTCCTGTCCAACATGGGCCACGAGTTCCGCACCCCCCTGAACGCGATCACGGGGCTCTCCGGCCTGCTGCTCGACCGGCTCGACGGCGAGCTCTCCGCCGAGCAGGAGAAGCAGGTCCGGCTGATCCGCGGCGCCTCCGAGGAGCTGACCGAGCTGGTCAATGACCTGCTGGACCTGGCCAAGGTCGAGGCCGGCAAGGTCGTCGTCCGGGCGCTCGAGTTCGACGCCGGCACGCTCTTCGCCGCGCTGCGGGGAATGCTCAAGCCGCTCCAGGCGAGCAACCCGGCGGTGGCCCTGGTCTTCGACGAGCCCGACGGGCCGCTGATGATGGAGACCGACGAGAGCAAGCTGGCGCAGATCCTGCGCAACTTCATCTCCAACGCATTGAAGTTCACCGAGCAGGGCGAGGTGCGGGTCTCGGCCCACGTGCAGCCCTGCGGCGACCTCGTCGAGTTCCGCGTGGCCGACACCGGCATCGGCATCGCCGCGCACGACTGCGAGCGGGTCTTCGAGGACTTCACCCAGGTCGAAGGGCCGCGGCAGAGGCACGTCAAGGGGACCGGGCTGGGCCTCCCCCTGGTCCGGCAGCTGGCCGGCCTGCTGGGGGGCCGGGTCGACCTGAAGAGCGAGCTCGGCGTTGGCTCGACCTTCTCGGCAACCCTGCCCAGGGTCTATCGAGGGCCGGCCGAGGTTTGCAGCGTGGCGGGCCCGGTGCCCGAGATCGACCCGTCGAGGCGGCCGGTGCTGCTCGTCGAGGACAACCCCGAGATGATCTTCATCTACGAGCGGTACCTGGACGGGACCCCCTATCAGGCCGTGCCCGCGCGGACGATCGCCGCGGCCAGGCACGCGCTGGACCGGTTCCGCGCGGCGGCGATTATCCTCGACGTGCTGCTCCAGGAGGAGAGCACCTGGAACTTCATGGACGAGCTGAAGCAGGACGAGTCGACCCGCGACATCCCCATCCTGGTGGTGACGCTGGTGGAGAACGAGGCCAAGGCCAGGTCGCTTGGAGCCGACGTCTTCCACACCAAGCCGATCGAGCGGACCTGGCTGCTGGAGCAGCTGACGCTCCTCGCCCCGGCCGTGGATAATCCGCCGGCGGAGGCCCCGACGCGGCCGACCGGCGGAGAATTGGCCCTCATCGTCGACGATAGCGAGGCGTCGCGGTATATGCTGAAGGAGCTGCTCCGCGGATCGGGCCTCGGCGACGAGCCGGCCGAGGCGGAAACCGGGGCCGAGGGGCTGAGGCTGGCCGGGCTGAGGCCGCCGGCGGTCGTCTTCCTCGACCTGGAGCTGCCCGACATGGGGGGCCTGGACGTGCTGAAGGCGCTCCGGGCCGCCGCGGCGACCCGGCACCTCCCGGTCATCATCCGCACGTCGAAGGTGCTGGATGGGGCCGAGCGGAATCGACTGATCGAGGCGGGGGCCGCGGCCGTCCTGTCGAAGCAGACGGCGTCGGTCGATGCGGTCCGGGCCGAGATCAATGACGCCCTCCGGGGCGTCGGGCTGGGGGCTCGGTAGCTGCCGGGGAACGCCGCGATGCATGAGAAACCGACCGTGATCCTGGTGGTCGACGACAAGGAGGGGACGCGCTACACCGTCTGCCGCCTGTTGCGCCGTGAGGGGTACGAGATCGTCGAGGCGACCGGCGGCGAGCAGGCCCTGAAGCTCGCCCGGGACAGGCCCGACCTCATCATCCTGGACATCAAGCTGCCCGACCTGGACGGCTACGAGGTCTGCCGCAGGCTGAAGGCGGCGCCGGAGACGGCGTCCATCCCGGTGCTCCACCTCTCGGCCTACATGGTCGAGAGCGAGAGCCGGTCGACGGGCCTGGAGAGCGGCGCCGACGGCTACCTGACCCACCCGGTCGAGCCGCGCGAGCTGGCCGCCCAGGTGCGTGCCCTGCTGCGCATCCGCCGGGCCGAGCGCCAGGCCCGCGACCAGGAGGAGCTCTTCCGGGTCACCCTCTCCAGCATCGGCGACGCGGTGATCTCCACCGACAACCAGGGCCGGATCCGGTTCCTCAACCCGGTGGCC
It encodes:
- a CDS encoding ATP-binding protein, translating into MRYPIMTVDVRLEQDVVMARQRARQLAGMLGFDAGDQTRIATALSEIARNAFRYAGGGRVEFSAEAGDTPTFHIRVVDRGPGFDHVGPVLDGTYQSTTGLGLGIPGARRLMGQFRISSQAGSGTTVEMSKPFPPKAPLPTAAQVNRVVEEMTRRGPQSPIEELQQQNHELLRTLDELRSHQDELAKTHADLVEHEASLGRLNRELEDTNRGVVALYAELDEKAEFLRRASQMKSRFLSNMGHEFRTPLNAITGLSGLLLDRLDGELSAEQEKQVRLIRGASEELTELVNDLLDLAKVEAGKVVVRALEFDAGTLFAALRGMLKPLQASNPAVALVFDEPDGPLMMETDESKLAQILRNFISNALKFTEQGEVRVSAHVQPCGDLVEFRVADTGIGIAAHDCERVFEDFTQVEGPRQRHVKGTGLGLPLVRQLAGLLGGRVDLKSELGVGSTFSATLPRVYRGPAEVCSVAGPVPEIDPSRRPVLLVEDNPEMIFIYERYLDGTPYQAVPARTIAAARHALDRFRAAAIILDVLLQEESTWNFMDELKQDESTRDIPILVVTLVENEAKARSLGADVFHTKPIERTWLLEQLTLLAPAVDNPPAEAPTRPTGGELALIVDDSEASRYMLKELLRGSGLGDEPAEAETGAEGLRLAGLRPPAVVFLDLELPDMGGLDVLKALRAAAATRHLPVIIRTSKVLDGAERNRLIEAGAAAVLSKQTASVDAVRAEINDALRGVGLGAR